A single region of the Candidatus Omnitrophota bacterium genome encodes:
- the lgt gene encoding prolipoprotein diacylglyceryl transferase gives MYPVLFKIGPVNIYSYGVMVALGAIVAVYLAQQQAKKEGFKAEIIVDLGIYLLISGILGARLLYILTNIRQYLVNPVEIVMLHHGGLVVYGGIILAGFTGVLFLKRGKLPVLKIIDIVIPYLALGQAIGRIGCLLNGCCYGRPTDLAWGIYFPGTSLALHPTQIYFCLNALAVFLILNIVQKTKRFNGQTFISYFLIYPVGRFFIEFLRGDSPCIIFDMFTLSQLISAVVFFTALILYAKKRRMLI, from the coding sequence GTGTATCCTGTCTTGTTTAAAATAGGTCCGGTTAATATTTATTCCTATGGAGTGATGGTCGCACTGGGGGCTATAGTTGCCGTTTATCTGGCCCAACAGCAGGCAAAAAAAGAAGGTTTTAAGGCAGAGATAATAGTTGACCTGGGAATATATCTTTTGATTTCAGGTATCTTAGGGGCCAGGTTGCTTTATATCTTAACAAATATCAGGCAGTATCTGGTTAATCCTGTTGAGATAGTGATGCTCCATCACGGAGGCCTGGTGGTTTATGGTGGAATTATCCTGGCTGGTTTTACTGGAGTTCTTTTTTTAAAAAGGGGAAAACTCCCGGTCTTGAAGATAATCGATATCGTGATTCCTTATCTGGCGTTAGGTCAGGCCATTGGCCGTATCGGGTGTTTGTTGAACGGCTGCTGTTACGGCAGGCCGACTGATCTGGCCTGGGGAATTTATTTTCCGGGGACTTCCCTGGCCCTGCATCCAACGCAGATTTATTTCTGTTTGAATGCCCTGGCTGTTTTTTTAATCCTGAATATTGTTCAAAAAACAAAGCGGTTTAACGGACAAACCTTTATTTCTTACTTTCTTATTTATCCTGTCGGCCGTTTCTTTATAGAGTTTTTAAGAGGGGACAGCCCCTGTATTATCTTTGACATGTTCACGTTATCCCAGCTGATCAGCGCAGTAGTTTTTTTCACTGCGTTAATATTATATGCTAAAAAAAGGAGGATGTTGATTTGA
- the lspA gene encoding signal peptidase II, with product MVIFIISVLVLALDQLTKRLISIYFYLGQSQPIIKNIFHLTLVHNKGVAFGLFCQKAALFVFISSIVIILIVVSFPKIKGRCLLLKTGLSLILGGALGNLIDRLVFGYVIDFLDFRIWPVFNIADSAITIGAGLLVLHLLKTKKPKT from the coding sequence ATGGTGATTTTTATAATCAGTGTCTTGGTTTTAGCGCTCGACCAGCTTACCAAAAGATTAATAAGCATTTATTTCTACCTCGGCCAGTCCCAACCTATTATCAAAAACATTTTTCATCTGACATTAGTCCATAATAAAGGGGTTGCCTTTGGTTTGTTTTGCCAGAAGGCGGCCCTTTTTGTTTTTATCTCAAGTATAGTTATTATCCTGATTGTAGTTTCATTTCCAAAGATCAAAGGCCGGTGCTTACTGTTAAAGACCGGCTTGTCCCTGATCCTGGGGGGCGCGCTGGGAAATCTGATAGACCGGCTTGTATTCGGATATGTAATTGATTTTCTGGATTTTCGCATCTGGCCGGTTTTTAATATAGCTGACAGCGCTATTACAATCGGTGCCGGACTGCTGGTACTGCACCTTCTTAAGACCAAAAAACCAAAAACCTAA